The Scomber japonicus isolate fScoJap1 chromosome 9, fScoJap1.pri, whole genome shotgun sequence genome includes a region encoding these proteins:
- the LOC128365007 gene encoding alpha-(1,3)-fucosyltransferase 7 — protein sequence MATCRSRAFILALLFLSSLSSLYFSLLADKLFLHERNPDVPQRNISILLWHWPFGHHYRLDGDICHKMYNISHCFLSDNTSAFPTADVVVFHHQELSKGLSSLPFELDRPASQHWVWLSLEPPVNNERLKHFNGVFNWTMTYRRDADIHIPYGKTLQGGDDLSYPAAANRSCLVSWVVSKYRPQQSRSSVYQRLKNHIPIELYGMWNKRPLSRKKLLPTIAKCFFYLAFENSEVTDYISEKLWRNAFQAGVVPVVLGPSKATYEALAPPGSFIHVTDFASTADLSAYLKHLASDRQAYEAYFQWHRTHRIKTYTDWRERLCQICLRYPHLPANKVYQDLESWVYS from the coding sequence ATGGCAACATGTAGATCCAGAGCCTTCATCCTGGCCCTCCTTTTCCTCAGCTCCCTCTCATCCCTTTATTTCAGCCTCCTGGCCGACAAGCTCTTTCTGCATGAACGTAATCCAGATGTTCCTCAGAGGAACATCAGCATCTTGCTTTGGCACTGGCCGTTTGGACACCACTACAGACTTGATGGAGATATATGCCATAAGATGTACAACATCAGCCACTGTTTCCTCAGTGACAATACTTCTGCCTTCCCCACAGCTGATGTGGTGGTCTTCCACCATCAAGAACTGAGCAAAGGTCTGTCCTCACTGCCTTTTGAACTGGATCGCCCAGCCTCCCAGCATTGGGTGTGGCTGTCCTTGGAGCCTCCTGTCAACAACGAAAGACTCAAACATTTCAATGGCGTCTTCAACTGGACTATGACCTACAGACGAGATGCAGACATACACATCCCTTATGGAAAGACCCTGCAAGGAGGTGATGATCTCAGCTACCCGGCTGCTGCAAATCGTTCCTGCCTGGTCAGCTGGGTGGTCAGCAAATACCGACCTCAACAGTCTCGGTCTAGTGTTTACCAAAGGCTAAAGAATCACATCCCCATAGAGTTGTATGGCATGTGGAATAAGAGGCCCCTGTCTAGGAAAAAGCTGTTGCCCACCAttgcaaaatgttttttttacctggCATTTGAGAACTCTGAGGTGACGGACTACATCAGCGAGAAGCTGTGGAGGAATGCCTTCCAAGCAGGAGTTGTACCGGTGGTTCTTGGTCCCAGCAAGGCTACCTATGAGGCCCTCGCTCCTCCTGGTTCCTTTATCCACGTGACTGATTTTGCATCCACAGCTGATCTGTCTGCCTATCTGAAGCATCTGGCTTCAGACAGGCAGGCCTATGAAGCATACTTTCAGTGGCATCGCACTCACAGGATCAAAACCTACACTGATTGGAGAGAAAGGCTGTGCCAAATCTGTTTAAGATACCCCCATTTACCTGCCAACAAAGTCTATCAGGACCTGGAGAGCTGGGTTTACAGTTAG